The Streptococcus toyakuensis genome has a window encoding:
- a CDS encoding nicotinate-nucleotide adenylyltransferase yields the protein MAIELLTPFTKVELEPEIKEKKRKQVGILGGNFNPVHNAHLIVADQVRQQLGLDQVLLMPEYQPPHVDKKETIPEHHRLKMLELAIEGIEGLDIETIELERKGISYTYDTMKLLTEKNPDTDYYFIIGADMVDYLPKWYRIDELVDMVQFVGVQRPRYKAGTSYPVIWVDVPLMDISSSMVRDFLAQGRKPNFLLPQPVLDYIEKEGLY from the coding sequence ATGGCAATCGAACTATTGACTCCCTTTACCAAGGTAGAGTTGGAGCCAGAAATCAAGGAGAAAAAACGCAAACAAGTCGGGATTTTAGGGGGGAATTTTAACCCTGTTCACAATGCCCATCTCATCGTTGCGGACCAAGTACGCCAGCAGTTAGGACTGGATCAAGTTTTGCTCATGCCTGAGTACCAACCTCCTCACGTAGATAAAAAGGAAACCATCCCTGAACACCATCGTCTCAAGATGCTTGAATTGGCGATTGAGGGGATTGAAGGTCTGGACATTGAAACAATCGAGCTAGAGCGCAAGGGCATTTCTTATACCTACGACACCATGAAGCTTCTAACTGAGAAGAATCCAGATACAGATTATTACTTTATCATCGGTGCCGACATGGTAGACTATCTGCCCAAGTGGTACCGAATTGATGAATTGGTTGACATGGTTCAGTTTGTAGGGGTTCAGCGCCCACGCTACAAGGCAGGGACTTCCTATCCCGTTATCTGGGTGGATGTGCCTCTCATGGATATCTCGTCTAGTATGGTGCGTGACTTCCTTGCCCAAGGACGAAAACCCAACTTTCTCCTACCTCAGCCGGTGCTAGACTACATCGAGAAGGAGGGGCTCTACTGA
- the yqeH gene encoding ribosome biogenesis GTPase YqeH, which produces MEEILCIGCGATIQTTDKAGLGFTPQSALEKGLETGEVYCQRCFRLRHYNEITDVQLTDDDFLKLLHEVGDSDALVVNVIDIFDFNGSVIPGLPRFVSGNDVLLVGNKKDILPKSVKPGKISQWLMERAHEEGLRPVDVVLTSAQNKHAIKEVIDKIEHYRKGRDVYVVGVTNVGKSTLINAIIQEITGDQNVITTSRFPGTTLDKIEIPLDDGSYIYDTPGIIHRHQMAHYLTAKNLKYVSPKKEIKPKTYQLNPEQTLFLGGLGRFDFIAGEKQGFTAFFDNELKLHRTKLEGASAFYDKHVGTLLTPPNSKEKEDFPKLVQHVFTIKDKTDLVISGLGWIRVTGTAKVAVWAPEGVAVVTRKAII; this is translated from the coding sequence ATGGAAGAAATTCTCTGTATTGGTTGTGGAGCAACCATTCAGACGACAGATAAGGCTGGTCTTGGTTTTACCCCCCAGTCGGCACTTGAAAAAGGTTTGGAAACTGGCGAAGTCTATTGCCAACGCTGTTTCCGTCTCCGCCACTATAATGAAATCACGGATGTCCAGTTGACGGACGATGATTTCCTCAAGCTCTTGCACGAGGTGGGAGACAGTGATGCCTTAGTGGTCAATGTCATTGATATCTTTGATTTTAATGGCTCTGTCATTCCAGGCTTGCCACGCTTTGTATCGGGCAATGATGTCCTTTTGGTGGGAAATAAAAAAGATATCCTGCCCAAGTCAGTTAAACCAGGCAAGATTAGCCAGTGGCTCATGGAACGTGCCCACGAAGAAGGTCTTCGTCCAGTCGATGTCGTCCTAACTTCGGCACAAAATAAACATGCTATTAAGGAAGTCATTGACAAAATCGAACACTACCGTAAGGGCCGTGATGTCTATGTTGTTGGCGTGACAAACGTTGGAAAATCAACCCTCATCAATGCCATCATTCAAGAAATCACGGGTGATCAGAATGTCATCACGACTTCGCGCTTCCCAGGGACAACCTTGGACAAAATTGAGATTCCGCTTGACGACGGTTCTTATATCTACGATACGCCGGGAATTATCCACCGCCACCAGATGGCTCACTACTTGACGGCTAAAAACCTCAAGTATGTCAGCCCTAAAAAGGAAATTAAACCCAAAACCTATCAGCTCAATCCTGAACAAACACTGTTTCTAGGCGGTCTCGGACGCTTTGACTTCATTGCGGGTGAAAAGCAAGGATTCACAGCCTTCTTTGATAATGAACTCAAACTCCACCGAACCAAGCTTGAAGGAGCTAGTGCTTTCTATGACAAGCATGTAGGAACCCTTCTGACACCACCAAATAGCAAGGAAAAAGAAGATTTTCCAAAACTAGTCCAACATGTATTTACCATCAAGGACAAGACAGACCTAGTTATCTCAGGCCTAGGCTGGATTCGCGTAACAGGCACCGCCAAAGTCGCCGTCTGGGCACCAGAAGGCGTCGCAGTTGTCACACGAAAAGCAATTATTTAA
- the yhbY gene encoding ribosome assembly RNA-binding protein YhbY has translation MSLTSKQRAFLNSQAHTLKPIIQIGKNGLNDQIKTSVRQALDARELIKVTLLQNTDENIHEVAEILEEEIGVDTVQKIGRILILFKQSSKKENCKISKKVKEI, from the coding sequence ATGTCATTAACATCAAAACAACGTGCCTTCCTCAACAGTCAGGCACACACCCTCAAACCCATCATCCAAATCGGGAAAAATGGACTTAACGACCAAATCAAAACCAGTGTCCGTCAGGCTCTTGACGCCCGCGAATTGATTAAAGTAACGCTCTTGCAAAACACAGATGAAAATATCCACGAAGTAGCTGAAATCTTGGAAGAAGAAATCGGTGTGGATACTGTCCAAAAGATTGGACGCATCTTAATCTTGTTTAAACAATCCAGCAAGAAAGAAAATTGCAAGATTTCTAAGAAAGTCAAAGAAATTTGA